TATTGCCGGCGCAACCGCCAAATTCACGACGCAGTTCGGGCACCAGAAACGCCACGTTCAGGATATGAATCTGTTCGGGCAGGATGTGGTTCTTGAAACGGTCGGGAAAGACCATGATGTTGTCGAAAGCCAGCGAACCGCAGATCAGGGTGCTCATGGGGAATGAATTCTCAAGGGTAAAAAACGTAAAGACGATAACCGGCAGCACCGATGTCCTTGGCTTCGACCCACAGACGAATGGCGAGTTCGCCATTGGCCGGGAAGGAAACCGGACTGATGCCCGGCGGCAGGTAGTCAGGCGCCAGCAGGACACGACGTGAAACGACCATGTCATGCACGTCGGTCAGCGTCAGTTCGAGCGCCGGCCACGCCTGGGCATGTGCCGCACGGTTGCGCAGCGCTGCCTGCAGGACGAACAGGCCGCGCGCATTGTCGGACTGCAAATCGGAGGATTCGATGGCCACCAGATCGGAATCCTGCGGCAAAGGCACGTCGACCGCAGCAAGGGCGTACAAGCCCGCCAGATCGGGTATGCGACGCACCAGATCGGTCCGGAAGTGGAACAGCAACTGGCAGGACAAGGCGATGCCGAGGACAATGGAAACGAGCACGAAGGGCCAGGTCGCCGCATGCTCGGTTTCATGGCTGAATCCGCCCATGCCGTTGCCGGCCAGCGCACCCGCAGCCCAGCGGTTGTAAGCCGGGGTATCGCTCAACTCGCGCGCGGCAACCAAGCCTGCTTCGCGCGCAGCGAGTGTCGACTCTTCCGTTGTTTCGATTTTCTCGACTGACTGCGCTGTCGGCTCGTTCAAAGGCTCGACCAGCGGCGGCAACTCGGGTGGAGCCGAAGAAGCTTCGGGCTCGAAAACCTCTTCCGGCTCATCAGGCACGACAACCGGTGCCGGGACATCGACCGTTTGAATTTCAAGCGCAAGTGGAACTTCCGGCTCCGCCGGGAGTTCGATTTGCTGAACGGGCTCGACAGGCTGAACCGACGGTTCGTCGAACGACGGGCAGACTGGCTCGGGCGGCCTGGTGGCAGCAACGACGGGCGGCGGCACCGGGGCCTGCCGAACCGCTGGCGGGATTGCCGCCGGCGGTTCCGGCACAACGGGGACAGCCGGTGGCTCATCTTCGAGCAAGGCCTCGAAAGCATTGAAAATTGAGTCGCAATGGCCGCAACGGACCTTGCCCGCCCGAAGGCGCAACTGCTCGGAGGTAACACGAAAAATCGTGCTGCAAACCGGGCAGCGTGTCCGCATCAGGGCATGACTCCGCTCAGGCAAACCCAATCTTCGCGGGTGTCAGCCACTTGCATGGGCAGCCACTGAGCGTAGATGCCGATGATTTCCTCGGCCTGTTCGCGCAGGATGCCGGAAAGGGCCAGTTGTCCGCCGGAACGGACATGGGCACAGATTGCCGGCGCCAAAACACGCAGGGGATTCGACAGAATGTTGGCGACAACGAGATCGTATTGCCCTGCAACCGGGGCGGCGGAGTCGGCGAAAAGCGCCGTTACACCGTTACGTTCGGCATTGGCCCGCGCCGCTTGAACGGCATGCGGATCAATGTCCACACCGGCAACACGACCCGCTCCAAGGCGGGCGGCAGCAATCGCCAGAATGCCTGAGCCACAACCGTAATCCAGCACGGAAATCTGGTCGGTAACGACACGCTCAAGCCACTCCAGGCAAAGCCGGGTGGTTGGATGGGAACCCGTGCCAAACGCCATTCCGGGGTCCAGAATGAGGTTGACCGCAGCAGGGTCGGGCGACTCGTGCCACGACGGGACAATCCACAAGCGCTCGGAAACACGGATCGGATCGAATTGCGCCTGGGTCAGCTGGACCCAATTCTGTTCTTCGATGATCTCAACCGTGAAGGCCGGTACCTCGGTCAGACCGATTTGTGCACCGGCTGCAGCGAGCAGGGCCGCCACATCGGTGTCCGGCTCAAGCAAGGCAACGACGCGGGAGCGATCCCAGCCCGGAGAGTTGACCGAGCCCGGTTCGCCAAATTGCGGCTTTTCATCCGGCGTACCGGCATCCGCATCCTCGATCGAGGCCGACAGCGCGCCGACCTCCAGAAGCGCATCGCACAGCGGTTCGGCGTGCGATGCAACAGTCAGGAAACTGACGCTTTGCCAGGCCATGATCTACTTCTTCACTTCGCCCTTGTCGGCGAGTTTCTGTTCGAGGTAATGAATACTGGTGCCGCCCTCGACGAAACGGGCATCCTGCATCAGCTCCTGGTGCAACGGGATATTGGTCTTGATGCCCTGAATACTCATCTCGGACAGCGCAATGCGCATGCGACGAATCGCCTGCTCGCGCGTATCGCCGTAGGAAATCACCTTGGCCACCATGGAGTCGTAATGCGACGGCACGGTGTAGCCTTGGTAAATGTGCGAATCGACACGGATACCGGGGCCGCCAGGCGGGTGATAAAAGGCAATCTTGCCGGGAGATGGCACGAACGTGAAGGGATCTTCGGCGTTAATGCGGCATTCGATCGAATGACCACGGAACACGACATCCTTCTGCTTGTAGCGCAGCTTCTCGCCGGCAGCAACCCTGATCTGTTCCTGAACGATATCGACACCGGTAATCATTTCGGTCACCGGATGCTCGACCTGAACGCGGGTGTTCATTTCGATGAAGTAGAACTCACCGTTTTCGTACAGGAACTCGAACGTGCCAGCACCACGGTAACCGATCTTGCGGCAGGCTTCGGCACAACGCTCGCCGATACGGCTGATCAGACGTGCCGGAATATGCGGCGCCGGCGCTTCTTCGATCACCTTCTGGTGACGACGCTGCATCGAGCAATCGCGCTCGCCAAGATAAATGGCGCTCTTGTATTCGTCGGCCAGCACCTGAATTTCCACGTGACGCGGGTTTTCCAGGTATTTTTCCATGTAGACCGCAGGATTGCCGAAGAACGTGCCGGCTTCCTGACGGGTCATCGCCACGGCATTGACCAGCGCAGCTTCGGTATGCACGACGCGCATGCCGCGACCACCGCCGCCACCAGCCGCCTTGATGATCACCGGATAACCGACCGCCCGAGCAATCTTGACGATTTCCTTCGGATCTTCCGGCAACGCGCCGTCCGAACCCGGCACGCAGGGCACGCCGGCTTCCTTCATCGCATTCTTGGCCGACACCTTGTCGCCCATCAGGCGAATGGTTTCAGCCCGCGGACCGATAAAGACGAAACCAGAGGTTTCGACGCGCTCGGCAAAATCGGCATTTTCGGAAAGGAAGCCGTAACCCGGGTGAATAGCCTGGGCATCGGTCACTTCGGCAGCCGAAATGATTGCCGGCACATTCAGGTAGCTCAGCGTGGACGAGGCCGGACCGATACACACCGACTCATCGGCCAGCTTGACGTACTTGGCTTCGCGGTCGGCTTCGGAATAGACGACGACCGTCTTGATGCCGAGTTCGCGACAGGCGCGCTGAATGCGCAGCGCAATTTCGCCACGATTGGCGATCAGAACTTTCTCGAACATGGCCATATCAGCCAATCACGAACAGCGGTTCGCCGAATTCAACCGGTTCGCCGTTGTCGAGCAGGATGGCCTTGACCACGCCGGAAGCATCCGCTTCGATCTCGTTGAGCAATTTCATGGCTTCGATGATGCACAGGGTCTCGCCCTGCTTGACCGTCTGACCGATCTGGACGAATGCATCGGCACCCGGCGACGGCGAACGGTAGAAGGTACCGACCATCGGCGACTTGACGACGTGGCCTTCCGGCAATTCGTCTTCATCATCGAGGTTGACCGCGGAAACGGCCGGCGCACCCGCTGCAACCGGCGGCGGAGCGGCATAGTATTGCTGGGGTGCGGCAACGGCGCCGTAATGCTTGGCAATACGCACCTTTTCTTCGCCTTCGGTCACTTCCAACTCCGAAATACCGGATTCCTGAACGAGGTCGATGAGTTTTTTGAGTTTACGCAGATCCATGGAGACTCCCTTCTAGTTCGCATCGTGTTCGACGCAAATGCCGGCCAAAGCCGGACTATTCAATGTTGATCTTGTTAAGCAGGTATTCGAGGGCCAACTGGTAGCCCTGATGACCCAGGCCGCAAATGACGCCGACAGCCAGATCGGAGAAATATGAGTGATGCCGGAAAGACTCCCGGGCATGCACATTCGAAAGATGCACTTCGACGAATGGAATCGCCACCGCTGCCAGCGCATCGCGCAGAGCCACGCTGGTGTGCGTGTAAGCCGCCGGATTGATGATGATGGCTCGCACCCCCTGATCACGTGCCGCATGGATGCGTTCGATCAAAGCCCCCTCGTGGTTGCTTTGAAAGGCTTCGAGATCGACACCAACGGCTTCCGCCATGCGCGACAAGGCGAGATTGATGTCAGACAGGGTCACCCGGCCATAATGCTCGGGCTCACGAGTACCAAGCAGGTTCAGATTCGGGCCGTGCACCACCAGGATGCGGGCCTTTTCGACCGACTTGGAAGCGGTTTTTTGCTTCTTCATAGCTGCAAGTTTGCCGTAAATCGCTGCATTTTGTCCAGCCTATTCCGAAAGTAAGGCACGCAAGGCATCGGCCTTGATACGTTCACGCGAGCGCCCATCGCGGTGTTTCAGCGTGACTCGCTCGTACTTTGGCGGAAGAACGATCAAATTCACGTCCGCCACATCTGTTTCGAGCACCAGCACGGCTTCGACACGTTCGTTGCGTGGCTCGACATGTTCGAAGTCAATTCCGCGATTAAGCAGAAAAATCTCGACCTCCTTGGCGCTGTCGGCAAACAACAGGATATCGATGGTCGAATGCTCACCGGCCGTTCCGTCGAGAACAGAGCCTGTCAGGTACGGGCAAAAATCGGCAAACAGCAGGAGAATTTCTAGCGCAACCCGACGCTGTGCACGCAGCAACTCGGCATCGGCTGCATCGCCGTAAAGGCTGCGATAAGCGCGCAGCTCAAGCTCGACTTCGGCATTATCGGGGAAGGTCGTGTGCTCCGGCAGTCCGAGCTGACGGGCGGCTTTGCGTTTGGCGAGGTAAAAATCGGCAATGCCGTCCTCGACCATCAGACGGGCAGCAAGACTGGCAATACTGGCCCGTGTATGGCTACTGCTCGGGCGGGGCCTTTCATGACGGGGCATGGGAGCTCGATCAGGGTAAAATCGCCCTCATTCTAACGGGTCTATGTGACATGCACATTCATATTCTGGGTATTTGTGGCACCTTCATGGGGGGCGTCGCCCAACTTGCAGTGGCTGCCGGCCACCGTGTAACGGGCTGCGACAGCAACGTCTATCCGCCGATGAGCGACCAATTGCGTGGCGCCGGCATCGAACTGACCGAAGGCTTCGGATTGGAACAACTGGCGCTGGTGCCCGATGTTTTTGTCGTCGGCAATGCCATCTCGCGCGGCAATCCCTTGCTGGAAGCGGTACTCGACAAAGGCCTGCCCTATGTTTCCGGCCCACAGTGGCTGGCCGAGAACGTCCTTCAGGGGCGTTGGGTGCTTGGCGTTGCCGGCACGCACGGCAAGACGACGACCAGTTCGATGCTCGCCTGGATCCTCGAAGATGCCCACATGGCGCCAGGTTTCCTGATTGGCGGTGTCCCGCTCAATTTTGGCGTATCAGCCCGCCTCGGCGATACACCCTTCTTTGTCATCGAAGCCGACGAATACGACACGGCCTTCTGCGACAAACGTTCAAAGTTCGTGCATTACAAGCCGCGCACCGTCGTCCTGAACAATCTGGAATTCGATCACGCAGACATTTTCGCTGATCTGGCTGCGATTGAAACGCAATTCCACCACCTTGTCCGCACCCTGCCGGCCTCCGGACTGATTGTCTCGAATGCTGCCGAGACCAGCCTGGAACGTGTACTGGCACGCGGTTGCTGGAGCGACATCGAGCGTTTCAACGATCCGGCCGGCTACCGCGTCAGTGGTGACGACGCCAGTGGCGAGCTGGTTTTGCATGGCCCGCAAGGCGAAATCGGACGAACGCACTGGGCATTGTCCGGCGAACACAACCGGGCCAACGCCTGCGCCGCACTGCTCGCCGCGCGTCACGTCGGCGTCCCGCTCGACAAGGGGCTGGAGGCGCTGTCGCGCTTCGTCAACGTCAAGCGACGCATGGAAGTACGCGGTGAAGTACGCGGCGTCACGGTCTACGACGATTTTGCCCACCATCCCACGGCCATCGCCACGACGGTCGCCGGTCTGCGCCGCAAGGTCGGCAATGCCCGTATTCTGGCCGTACTCGAACCTCGCTCCAACACGATGAAGCTGGGTACGATGAAAAGCCAGTTGCCGGCCAGCCTGAGCGAGGTGGATGCGGCATTCTGCTACGCCGCCAATCTGGGCTGGGATGCTCGTGAAGCACTCGCCCCGATGGGCGAGAAGGCCATCGTCGAAGACAATATCGACGAACTTGTCGCCAAAATCGTTGCTACCGCCCGCTCCGGCGACCATATTCTGGTCATGAGCAATGGCGGCTTCGGCGGCATTCACGGCAAGTTGCTCGCCGCACTCGAAAAATGACTGCTGCGGTCGACTGACCGCACGAGCCAAAAACAAAAAGGGCGCAGCTGGATTTCCCCAGCTGCGCCCTTTTTAATTGCGCTGAATCAGCGTTCCATCGACTCGACAACGGCCAGAGCCGTCATGTTGACCAGGCGACGAACCGTTGCCGTGGCGGTCAGCACATGCACCGGACGCGCCGCACCGAGCAGCACTGGGCCAATCGTCACGCCTTCACCACCGGTCATCTTGAGCAGATTGTAGGTAATGTTG
The sequence above is drawn from the Dechloromonas sp. TW-R-39-2 genome and encodes:
- the accB gene encoding acetyl-CoA carboxylase biotin carboxyl carrier protein, whose amino-acid sequence is MDLRKLKKLIDLVQESGISELEVTEGEEKVRIAKHYGAVAAPQQYYAAPPPVAAGAPAVSAVNLDDEDELPEGHVVKSPMVGTFYRSPSPGADAFVQIGQTVKQGETLCIIEAMKLLNEIEADASGVVKAILLDNGEPVEFGEPLFVIG
- the accC gene encoding acetyl-CoA carboxylase biotin carboxylase subunit, which produces MFEKVLIANRGEIALRIQRACRELGIKTVVVYSEADREAKYVKLADESVCIGPASSTLSYLNVPAIISAAEVTDAQAIHPGYGFLSENADFAERVETSGFVFIGPRAETIRLMGDKVSAKNAMKEAGVPCVPGSDGALPEDPKEIVKIARAVGYPVIIKAAGGGGGRGMRVVHTEAALVNAVAMTRQEAGTFFGNPAVYMEKYLENPRHVEIQVLADEYKSAIYLGERDCSMQRRHQKVIEEAPAPHIPARLISRIGERCAEACRKIGYRGAGTFEFLYENGEFYFIEMNTRVQVEHPVTEMITGVDIVQEQIRVAAGEKLRYKQKDVVFRGHSIECRINAEDPFTFVPSPGKIAFYHPPGGPGIRVDSHIYQGYTVPSHYDSMVAKVISYGDTREQAIRRMRIALSEMSIQGIKTNIPLHQELMQDARFVEGGTSIHYLEQKLADKGEVKK
- the prmA gene encoding 50S ribosomal protein L11 methyltransferase, whose protein sequence is MAWQSVSFLTVASHAEPLCDALLEVGALSASIEDADAGTPDEKPQFGEPGSVNSPGWDRSRVVALLEPDTDVAALLAAAGAQIGLTEVPAFTVEIIEEQNWVQLTQAQFDPIRVSERLWIVPSWHESPDPAAVNLILDPGMAFGTGSHPTTRLCLEWLERVVTDQISVLDYGCGSGILAIAAARLGAGRVAGVDIDPHAVQAARANAERNGVTALFADSAAPVAGQYDLVVANILSNPLRVLAPAICAHVRSGGQLALSGILREQAEEIIGIYAQWLPMQVADTREDWVCLSGVMP
- the aroQ gene encoding type II 3-dehydroquinate dehydratase gives rise to the protein MKKQKTASKSVEKARILVVHGPNLNLLGTREPEHYGRVTLSDINLALSRMAEAVGVDLEAFQSNHEGALIERIHAARDQGVRAIIINPAAYTHTSVALRDALAAVAIPFVEVHLSNVHARESFRHHSYFSDLAVGVICGLGHQGYQLALEYLLNKINIE
- a CDS encoding DUF3426 domain-containing protein: MRTRCPVCSTIFRVTSEQLRLRAGKVRCGHCDSIFNAFEALLEDEPPAVPVVPEPPAAIPPAVRQAPVPPPVVAATRPPEPVCPSFDEPSVQPVEPVQQIELPAEPEVPLALEIQTVDVPAPVVVPDEPEEVFEPEASSAPPELPPLVEPLNEPTAQSVEKIETTEESTLAAREAGLVAARELSDTPAYNRWAAGALAGNGMGGFSHETEHAATWPFVLVSIVLGIALSCQLLFHFRTDLVRRIPDLAGLYALAAVDVPLPQDSDLVAIESSDLQSDNARGLFVLQAALRNRAAHAQAWPALELTLTDVHDMVVSRRVLLAPDYLPPGISPVSFPANGELAIRLWVEAKDIGAAGYRLYVFYP
- the mpl gene encoding UDP-N-acetylmuramate:L-alanyl-gamma-D-glutamyl-meso-diaminopimelate ligase, with translation MHIHILGICGTFMGGVAQLAVAAGHRVTGCDSNVYPPMSDQLRGAGIELTEGFGLEQLALVPDVFVVGNAISRGNPLLEAVLDKGLPYVSGPQWLAENVLQGRWVLGVAGTHGKTTTSSMLAWILEDAHMAPGFLIGGVPLNFGVSARLGDTPFFVIEADEYDTAFCDKRSKFVHYKPRTVVLNNLEFDHADIFADLAAIETQFHHLVRTLPASGLIVSNAAETSLERVLARGCWSDIERFNDPAGYRVSGDDASGELVLHGPQGEIGRTHWALSGEHNRANACAALLAARHVGVPLDKGLEALSRFVNVKRRMEVRGEVRGVTVYDDFAHHPTAIATTVAGLRRKVGNARILAVLEPRSNTMKLGTMKSQLPASLSEVDAAFCYAANLGWDAREALAPMGEKAIVEDNIDELVAKIVATARSGDHILVMSNGGFGGIHGKLLAALEK